From a single Nitrogeniibacter mangrovi genomic region:
- a CDS encoding chemotaxis protein CheD codes for MRPHPAAPAPPAVDVGALLARARNLNPGAWAVERERPLATLLGSCVAVCLHDPRRRLAGMNHFLLPSRHGTRHDQTDIVLAGDAAMEVLANAMFARGAVKADLVAKVFGGGTITSTIDLAIGERNARFALEWLAREGIRTVAQDVMGRFSRRLVFDPASGDAWCRRQAVDGSAVRRLAQAEAALAQRLSAAPGGGIELFG; via the coding sequence ATGAGGCCGCACCCCGCCGCGCCGGCGCCGCCTGCCGTCGATGTCGGTGCCCTGCTGGCGCGGGCGCGCAACCTCAACCCCGGCGCCTGGGCGGTAGAGCGCGAGCGCCCGCTGGCGACCCTGCTCGGCTCCTGCGTGGCGGTGTGCCTCCATGATCCGCGCCGGCGCCTGGCCGGCATGAACCATTTCCTGCTCCCCTCGCGCCACGGCACGCGCCACGACCAGACCGACATCGTGCTGGCCGGCGATGCCGCCATGGAGGTGCTGGCCAACGCCATGTTCGCGCGCGGCGCGGTGAAGGCGGATCTGGTGGCCAAGGTGTTCGGCGGCGGCACCATCACAAGCACCATCGACCTGGCGATCGGCGAGCGCAACGCGCGTTTCGCGCTCGAGTGGCTGGCGCGCGAAGGCATTCGCACGGTTGCCCAGGACGTGATGGGCCGCTTCTCGCGCCGGCTGGTGTTCGACCCGGCCAGCGGCGACGCGTGGTGCCGGCGTCAGGCCGTGGACGGGAGCGCGGTGCGACGGCTCGCCCAGGCCGAGGCGGCGCTGGCGCAGCGCCTCAGTGCGGCGCCGGGCGGGGGGATCGAATTGTTCGGGTGA